The Amycolatopsis solani genome segment CGTACGGCTTGCCCGCGGCGTCGCGCTCGCCGTGGCCGATCAGGATCCCCGACGCGTCCGGCAGCGGGGTGCCGGGCGGCAGCGCCAGCGCGACCACGGCCATCGACGCCAGCTCGACCTCGCCGAACGCCGCCGAAGCCGCGGGGACGAGGTCGGTCAGCAGGCGGCGGGCCGAGGGCGCGGGCACCGCGAGGACGACCGCGTCGGCCTCCACGGTGTTGTCCGCGGGCGCGTGCGCGGTCGGCGCGGCGCCGATGCGCAGCCGCCAGCCCGCGCCGTGCCGTTCGATGTCGCAGACCGGCAGCCCGGTCCGCAGCTCGGCGCCGGCGGCCTCGGTGAGCCGGTCGATCACCGTGCCCAGCCCGCCCGGGACGGTGCCGAACACCGGCGCGGTGGACGGGTTCGCGGGCAGCTGCGCGGCCGCCGCGGCGGTCAGCGACCCCGCGCCCGCGGCCAGCGCGGAGGCCAGGCCCGGCATGGTCGCGCGCAGGCCGAGACCGTCCGCCCCGCCCGCGTAGACGCCGCCGAGCAGCGGGTCGACCAGGCGGTCGACCAGTTCGTCGCCGAAGCGCTCGCGCAGCAGCGGGCCCAGCGGCAGGTCGCCGCTCGGCAGCCGCAGCTCCGGCAGGGAGACCTCGGCCTCGACGGCTCGCCGTCCGGCTTCCGAAAGCACGCCGGCCACGGACTCCGCGGACGCCGGGACGCCCATCAGCGTGCCGGGCGGCATGCCCGTCACGCTGCCGCCGGCGTGGATCTTCGCGCGAGCCTTCGTCGGGTGGACGACGTCGAGGCCGAGTTCGCGGACCAGCGCGAGCATCTCGGGACGGCGGACGAGGAACGCTTCGGCGCCGACGTCGTAGGGGACGCCGGCGAGCTCGGCCGTGCGCAGCTTCCCGCCCGGCGTCTTCGTCTTCTCGAACACGACGATCTCGGCGTCCGCGCCGAGCAGCCGTCGCAGCCGGTACGCCGCCGTCAGCCCGGAGACGCCACCGCCGACGACCGCGACGCGCTTCACAGCTCGTGCACCAGCCCGACGACGCGGGTCAGCACTTCCGGGTCGACGCCCGGCAGCACGCCGTGGCCCAGGTTGAAGATGTGGCCGTCGGCCGCCTTGCCCTCTTCGACGATCCGGCGGACCTCGGCTTCGAGGACCGGCCAGGACGCGTGCAGCAGCGCCGGGTCGAGGTTGCCCTGCACGACCGCGTGGCCACCGAGACGGCGCACGGCCTCGTCGAGGGGGATGCGCCAGTCGACGCCGACGACGTCCGCGCCCGCGTCGCGCATGGCGGGCAGGAGCTCGCCGGTGCCGACGCCGAAGTGGATCCGCGGCACGCCGTACGCGGCGACGCCGTCGAGGACCTTCGCCGAGTGCGGCAGGACGAACTCGCGGTAGTCCCGCTCGGACAGCGCGCCCGCCCAGGAGTCGAACAGCTGGACCGCGTCGACGCCCGCGTCGAGCTGGGCGCGCAGGAACGTCAGCGCGATGTCGGCCAGGCGGCCGGCCAGCTCGTGCCAGACGTCCGGCGACGAGTGCATGAGCGCCTTGGTGTGCTCGTGGTTGCGGCTCGGGCCGCCCTCGATGAGGTAGCTGGCCAGCGTGAACGGCGCGCCGGCGAACCCGATCAGCGGGGTGCCGCCGAGCCGCTCGACGAGCAGCCGGACGCCGTCGGCGACCTTCTCCACGTGCTCGGGCTCCAGCTCGGGCAGCGCCTTCACGGCGGCGAGGTCGCGGATCGGGGACGCGACCACCGGGCCGGTGCCGGGCACGATGTCGATGTCGACGCCGGCGGCCTTCAGCGGCACCACGATGTCGCTGAAGAGGATCGCGGCGTCGACGCCGTGGCGGCGGACCGGCTGCAGCGTGATCTCGGCGAGCATTTCGGGGTCGAAGCAGGCGTCGAGCATCGGCACGCCCTCGCGCAGCGCGCGGTATTCGGGCAGCGAACGACCGGCCTGGCGCATGAACCAGACGGGCGTGCGGGCCGGGCGTTCGCCGCGCGCGGCGGCCAGGAACGGGGCTTCGGGCAGCTCGCGGCGGCCGGACGTGGCGGCCTGCTGCGGCAAGGGCGTGGTCGGAGACATCGCGGTCAATCGTGCCACGAGGCCCGTGGAGCCTTTCCCTCGGCGCGCCTGCGCCCGCAACGGGGCGTGCCCGCCCTAAAGTCGAAGCGTGACCGCGATGACGCCAGTGCCCGAGCTCTTCCGCGAAGCAGTCGCGGCGCTGCAGTCCGTCCGGCCCCGCCGGGAGGTGCTGCTGGAGCCGATGCGGGCCCCGCAGCGGCTCGCGCCGTGGTCGTACGCGGTCAGCTGCGAAGTGGCCGGTCCCGCCGACGTGCTGGCCTCGGGCCGGCTGGTCCTGCTGCACGACCCAGAGGGCCAGGAAGGCTGGGACGGCGTCCTGCGGCTGGTCATGTACGTGCGCGCGGAGCTGGACCGCGAACTGGCGACCGACCCGTTCCTGCCGGCGGTCGGCTGGTCGTGGCTGACCGACGCGCTGGAGGTGTCCGGCGCGAGCTGGACGGCGCTGGGCGGCACGGTGACGGAGACGTCGTCGGCCCGCTTCGGCGACATCTCCGGCCCGGCGCGCACGGACGATCTGGAGCTGCGGGCGTCGTGGACCCCGACCGACGCCGGGCTGCTGCCGCACGGGCAGGCGTTCTGCCAGGTGATGGCGAGCGTGGTCGGCCTGCCGCCGGTCGGCGTGACGCTCTTCGGCCAGCGCCAGAGCTCCTGACCCGCGCGGGCTGTCCTGAAGGGGACGTTGCTCTTATCTGACGTCATGAAGGGGACGTTCCTGGCGTGTGATGCCAGGAACGTCCCCTTCATGGCTCCTGACCCGCGGCGTTCGGGCGCGGTGGTCTCGACGAAGCCCGGGCCGGCGCGGCTGCTCGTCGCCCGGCGGGACCTGCCGGAGGTCTTGAATGAGTCATTCAAGACGCCGGAGGTCCTGAATGACTCATTCAAGACGTTCGACGGCAGCCGCCGGGGCTGGAGCGGGCAGCGCCAGAGCTCCTGACCCGCGGCGTTCGGGCGATCGTCGGCAACGAAACGGCAACGGCGCCCCGCCGCGCGCCGTCTCCCGGCGCACCCCTTGTACGGATGTGAGCAAAATTCACGTCCACTGAACGGCGTTCACGCCTCCGCGGCCCCCAGAAGGGTCACCGGACGCCCCGATCGGTGCCGACGATCAAGGACCCCTCGGCGCCACCCCGACGTCTCTGAGGGCGTTTCACGTCTCCTCGTTCGTGACTCCCCGCGGTCACGCACCGCAACAAGATCAACTCGGCCGTCCCGGGTCCGCCGGACCCCGGTGATCGACACGGACAGTCACGGTTCCCGGCGTCGGCAAGCCCCGCCGAAGCCGCTTCGCGAAGTTGATCATGCCCCGGCCGGGGCCACATTCCGGGCCCTGCCCGCACCCATCCGGACCCCCGTCACTAGGCGCACCGGCAGCTGCACGCCCCATCTGCACGACCATTTGGACGTCGGCAACTTCTTTGCATCGTGTTCGCTGGGCTATCCGTTAACAACCGGCCGTGTACTAGCCCGATCGTGTTACTCCGAACCCACTGAGTGACTGTTCGTTTGAGATAGATACCCATTCGATCCCCCCGCAACGGCCTCAAGGCGGCTACAGTGCCTTCGACGACACCACTTTCGGTCTAAAGCTGGCGCGGCTGAACGGCCGAAGGTCCCGGTGCCGGTCGGGGGGCACGACCGACTCCAGGGAGGTAGTGACGTGGCTACCGTCGGCATTTCTCAGGCCGTCCGATCCACGCCAGCCGGCGCGTTGCCGGCGAGCATGGTTCCGCACCCGCGGGAAGAGCTCTTTTCGGTATTGGTGGTCGACGACCACCCGCTGTTGAGGGAGGCAATCGCAGCAAGACTCGCACAGATGGGTGCGGGGACCGTCCACGAAGCCGCCACGGTGGCCGAGGCGAGGGCGCGAGCACAGGCCACTGGGCCTTGTGACCTGGCGATCCTCGATCTCGGACTGCCGGACGGCAGCGGCATCGAGCTGGTTACGGAACTCCGTAGCCACGGCTGGCCGCGCGTGGTCGTACTCGCATCCTCGGACGATCCGTACGCGGTCCGCTCGGCCTTCCAGGCCGGGGCCCAGGCGTACCTGCTGAAGTCCGCGTCACCGGTCGTCGTGACCGATGGCGTGCGGCGTGTGCTCGAGGGCGGCGTCTACGCCGACCCGAGCGTGGCTCCGGTGCTGGCCACCGGGACCCGCGTCGCGGGCACCGACAACACCCCGCGCGAGCTGTCCGCTCGCGAGGTGGAGGTGCTTCAGCTGGTCGCCGACGGGCAGTCCAACAAGGAGATCGGCGAGGAGCTTTCGCTCTCCGCCCTCACCGTCAAGTCCCACCTGTCCCGGATCGGGCGCAAGCTCGGCACGGGCGACCGGGCCCAGATGGTGGCGCTGGCCATGCGAGCCGGCGTGATCCGCTGACGCAAGCGAACAGCCCTGCGGGGCGGGCAGACCAGGCGCGGTATGCCCGTCCCGTAGGGTCGTCAACCATGGGAAGCGCAGAGGCCGAGGACACCGGGATGGAGATCGAGTCCACGGGCGGCCCTGTGCTGCTACGCGAACCCGCCGAGGGCACGCCCCCGGTGATCACCGAACCGTCCGCGCTGGCCGAGGCCTGCGCGCGACTCGCCGCGGGCACCGGCGCGGTCGCCGTCGACACCGAACGCGCGTCCGGCTACCGGTACTGGCCCAAGGCCTACCTCGTGCAGCTGCGCCGCGAGGGTTCCGGCACGGTGCTGATCGACCCGATCGCACTGGCCGACGACCTCCAGCCGCTGCGCGACGTCCTCAACGACCTGGAGTGGGTGCTGCACGCGGCCTCCCAGGACCTCCCCTGCCTCGCCGAGCTGGACCTGCACCCGGCGGCGCTGTTCGACACCGAGCTGGCCGGGCGGCTGGCGGGCTACGAACGCGTCGCGCTCGGGACGCTGGTCGAGCTGCTGCTCGGCTACACCCTCGAGAAGGGGCACAGCGCGGCGGACTGGTCGAAGCGGCCGCTGCCGGTCGACTGGCTCAACTACGCGGCTCTCGACGTCGAGCTGCTCATCCAGCTGCGCGAAAAGCTGGAGGCGGAGCTGGGCGCCCAGGGCAAGCTGGAGTGGGCTCGGCAGGAGTTCGAGAACGTCCGGACGGCGCCGCCGCCACCGCCGCGGGCCGAGCCGTGGCGCCGGACGTCCGGGGTCCACAAGATCCGCAACCCCCGGGGTCTCGCGGCGGTCCGCGAGCTGTGGCAGGCGCGTGACGAGCTCGCCCGCAAGCGCGACCGCGCGCCGAGCCGGATCCTGCCGGACACCGCGATCATCAACGCGGTGACGGCCGACCCGAAGACGGTCGAGGACCTCCAGGCGCTCCCGGTCTTCAGCGGCCGGGTCCAGCGCAAGTACACGGCGAGCTGGCTGCGCCACCTCCAGGCGGCCCGCGCGCTCCCGGCGTCGGAACTGCCGTCACCGTCCCAGCCGACGGACGGCCCGCCCCCGGTCAACCGCTGGGCGGACAAGGACCCGGACGCGGCGGCCAGGCTCTCGGCCGCCCGCGCGGCGCTGACGGCGATCGCGGAGGACCGCCGGCTCCCGGTGGAGAACCTGCTGCTGCCGGACCTGGTGCGCCGCACCTGCTGGCGCCCGCCGGCGGAGACGGACGAGGACTCGGTGGCGGAGGTCCTGCGGGCGGGCGGCGCCCGGCCGTGGCAGGTGGAGCTGACGGCGTCGGCGCTGAGCAAGGCCCTGCAGGCAACGGCTTCCTGACGCCGGCCCGAAGCGCCCCAATGTGGCCTTCGGTGCGTTGAATCAGCACTGCGGCGCGAAGCGCCTCCGTTGAGGGTGGCGGTGGGGGCATGGGAGGCGCAACCAATGTGGCCTTGGGGCGCTTGTCAGCCGGTCAGCGCTGCCAGCAGGGTGTGGGCCTCCGCCCGCAGGTCGTCTGACGGCTCCCCCACCCCCACCAGCCGCACCACGCCGTCCGCTCCTTCGCGGACGTGGGCCTCGACGTCCAGCTCCGGGTCGTCCCGCCGGACCACCGCGATGCTCTCCACCAGCCCGAACACCAGGTCCGTCCGGATCGCCACCGACTCCGGAGCCACCCCGGCGGCCGCCACCAAACGACCGTACGACGCCTTCAGGTCCGCGCGCTCCGCGCGGAAGCGGGCCAGGTTCGCCGAGCCCACCTCCGGCAGCAGGTACAACGCGCCGAGGTTGTGCCGCGCTCCGCCCAGCAGGCCGATGTCCGCGTACGCCAGTGCCCACAGGCGCACCGCCGCCGGGCCCGGGGCGGCCACCAGGCGGGCCGCCAGGTCCAGGGACGGGCGGACCGTCTCGGCGAGCAGGGCCGCGAGGATGTCTTCCTTCGCCGGGAAGTGGTAATAGAGCGACGCCTGCCGCAGGCCCGCGCGCTCCGCTATCGCGCGGGTCGTCGTCGCCGCGTAGCCGGCTCCAGTGAACAGCTCTCCTGCCGCGTCGAGCACCGCCTGGCGCGCGTCCGGCCGGTTCGCCGCCGCGCCACTCGCCCTCGGCCTGCCGACTCCCGCGCCTTTGACCACGGGCTGATCTTGCCAGGTCCGGCGCCCGGACACCCGTGGTTACCCCCGCATGTCGCTGTTGACGCCCGGACCGCGCCGCCGTTAACGCGCACCTAACGCGCCGGAGATCGAGCAGACCCGGCCGGGGCTTAATTTCTGTCAAACGATCGAAACGAGGAGATCGCATGCCACCCGACGAGCTCGCCTCCTTCGGCTACCGCCAGGAACTCCGCCGGTCGCTCGGCGGGTTTTCCGCCTTCGCCGCCGGTTTCTCGTTCGTCTCCATCCTCACCACCGTCTTCCAGCTCTTCGGGTTCGGCTACACCTTCGGCGGCCCGCTCTTCTTCTGGACGTGGCCGGTGGTCCTCGGCGGCCAGCTGCTCGTGGCGCTCACCTTCGCCGAACTCGCCGCGCGCTTCCCGCTCGCCGGATCCGTGTACCAGTGGGCGAAACAGCTCTCGAAGGGGTTCCTCGGCTGGCTCGCCGGCTGGATGATGCTGCTCGGCTGCGTCGTCGCCCTCGCCGCCGCGGCGATCGCGCTGCAGGTGGTGCTGCCGTCGGTGTGGGACGGCTTCCAGCTCGTCGGCGGCGACCCGTCGGTGACGTCGCCGTCGGGGGCGGCCAACGCCGTCGTCCTCGGCGCGCTCCTGCTCGTCTTCACCACGCTCGTCAACGCCGGCGGCGTCCGGCTGATGGCCCGGATCAACGACGTCGGCGTCGCGGCCGAACTCCTCGGCGTCGTCGTCCTCGTCCTCGGGCTGGGCCTGTTCGCCGTCCGCGGCCCGCAGGTGGTCGCGCACGACGCCCCCGGCACGAGCGCCGGGCTCGGCGGCGTGCTCGCTTCGGCGCTCATGGCCGCGTACGTGCTCTACGGCTTCGACACCGCCGCGTCGGTCGCCGAGGAGACGAAGGACGCGCGAAGGGCGGCACCGCGCGCGGTGCTGCGAGCCGTGCTCGTGTCCGGGATCGGCGGGCTCGCCGTGGTCCTCACGGCGCTGATGGCCGCGCCGAGCCTCACCGACGGGCAGCTCGCCGGCCACGGCCTGCCGTACGTGATCACCGCCGTCTTCGGCGACACCCTCGGCCGCGTCTTCCTCGCCGACGTCGCCATCGCCGTCGTCGTCTGCACCCTGACCATCCAGACCGGCACCGTCCGGCTGATCTTCGCGATGGCCCGCGACGGCGCGCTGCCCGGCTCGGCCCGACTTTCGTCGGTGAATCCGCGCACGGGCACGCCGGTCGCGCCCGCGCTCGTCTCGGGTGTCCTGGCGATCGCGCTCCTGCTGCTCAACGTCGGCAACCCGACGCTCTTCAGCACGATCACCGGGACGTCGGTGGTGGTCGTCTACCTGGCGTACCTGCTGGTCACCGGACCCTTGCTGGTGGCAAGGCTGCGCGGGCGGTTCCCCGCCGAACCCGGCCGGTTCTCGCTGGGCCGCTGGGGTGTCCCGCTGAACGGCGCGGCCGTGCTCTACGGCGTCGCCATGGTCGTGAACATCGGCTGGCCGCGCGCGGAGATCTACGACGTCGCCGGTTCGGGCGCCCCCTGGATGCTGCTGTTCCCGATAGAGTTCGTCGGCGGCGCACTGGTGATCGGCTGGCTCTGCTGGCTGCGGCTGCGCCCCGCTCCCGCCCTCGAACCCGCGATCTGAGAGGACGTCCATGAGCACCACCGCCACCACCTACGGCGCCCGGGACCACGCCCGGGCCCAGGCCGGCACCGTGGTCGAAACGATGCCGTCGATCCCGGCGAGCACCTGGGCGGCACCGCCGCCCGGTGTCGCCGCCGAGGCGCTGACCTGGGCCGAGACCGTCGCCGGGGGCGGGTACACGCACAAGGTGCTGGCCCGGGGCACGCGGCTGCGGCTGACCGACGTCGAGGGCGACGCCTGCGCGCACGTGCTGCTGTTCAACGCCGACGGGCCGTGGGAGCGGCTGAACGTCGCGGACACGGTGAAGGTGCAGTGGAACGCCTATCTCGGCGAGAAGGTGGCGCTGCTGTCCGACCAGGCCCGCGTGCTCGCCACGATCGTCGCGGATTCGAGCGGCCGCCACGACGCCCTGTGCGGAACGTCCACTGTGGACGGCAACACCGAGCGCTACGGCGACGGCGCCCCGCAGGGCCCCTCCCCCGCCGGCCTGCCGCTGTTCACCTTGGCCGCGGCGAAGAACGGGCTCGGCCCGCGTGATCTGCCGCCCAGCCTGTCGTTCTTCCAGGGCGTGCGGGTCCAGCCGGAAGGCGCCCTGGAGTTCACCGGCTCCGCGGGCGCCGGGAAGTCGCTCGACCTGCGGATCGAAATCCCGTCGATCGTGCTGATCGCCAACGTGCCGCACCCGGTCGACCCGCGCCCGGACTACACCGTGACGAACCTGGAAGTGCTCGCCTGGCGCGACGAGCCGTCCACCCCGGACAGTCCGGAATGGACGCACAGCCCGGAAGCGCAGCGCGCGTTCGAGAACACCGCCGACTACCTGACCGCACGGGGGATCGCATGAGTACGGCGTACCAGTCCCAGCTGGAGCTGACGTTCGACGTCGCCGCGCGGGCCCCGTTCTCGACCGTGCTGAAGCGCGGCAGCGAGCTGGCGATCATCGACCTCGGCGGCAACCAGGCCGTCGACTTCCTCTGCTACGACGCGAACGACACCGCGAAGCGCTACAGCGCCGCCGCGACGATCGCCGCGCAACGCACCATCTTCCTCACCACCGGCAGTGTCCTGCGCACCCAGGAGGGCGCGCCGCTGCTGACCGTCGTCGCCGACACCTGCGGGCGCCACGACACGCTCGGCGGCGCGTGCAGCAAGGAATCCAACAGCCTCCGCTACGGCCAGCACACCCGGTTCCAGCACGCCTGCGTCGAGAACTTCCTCAGCGAGGGCGCGAAGTGGGGGCTGGGCAAGCGCGATCTGGTCAGCAACGTCAACTGGTACATGAACGTTCCAGTCGAAGCGGACGGCACACTCGGGATCGTCGACGGCATTTCCGCGCCGGGCCTGGAAGTCCGGCTGCGCGCGGAGACCGACGTGCTCGTCCTCGTGTCGAACTGCCCGCAGATCAACAACCCCTGCAACGGGTTCGACCCGACGCCGGTGCGCATGGTCGTCACCGCCCCCGGGAGCGACGAGTGAGGCTGCTCGTCGCCAACCGCGGCGAGATCGCGGTCCGGATCCTGCGCAGCGCCGGGGAACTCGGCCTCGAAACCGTCGCGGTGTACTCCGACGCCGACCGCCTGGCGCCGCACGTGCGGCTGGCCGACCGGGCCGTGCGGCTGGGCCCGGCACCCGCGGCCGAGAGCTACCTGCGGGCCGGCGCGATCGTCCAGGCCGCGCTCGACACCAGCTGCGACGCGATCCACCCCGGCTACGGCTTCCTGTCCGAGGACGCGGCGTTCGCGCGAGCCTGCGAAGACGCCGGGATCGCGTTCGCCGGGCCGTCGCCGGAGCACCTGGAGGTGTTCGGCAGCAAGCACACCGCGCGCGAGGCGGCGATCGCGGCGGGCGTGCCGCTGCTGGCCGGCACCGGCCTGCTGTCCGATGTGGACGAAGCGCTCGCGCGGGCGGCGGACATCGGCTACCCGGTGATGCTCAAGGCGACCGGCGGCGGGGGCGGCATCGGCATGCGCGCCTGCGCGTCGCCGGACGAGCTGCGGGCCGCCTGGGACACCGTGCGCAGCGTCGCGGCGAAGAGCTTCGCCAGCTCCGGCGTCTTCCTGGAACGGCTGGTGACCCGCGCGCGGCACGTCGAGGTCCAGGTGTTCGGCGACGGCTTCGGCGAGGTCATGGCGCTCGGCACGCGGGACTGCTCGCTGCAGCGGCGCAACCAGAAGGTCGTCGAGGAGTGCCCGGCGCCGGATCTGCCCGACGCGGTCCGGAAGCAGCTCGTCGAGTCGGCCGTCGCGCTCTGCTCGTCGGTCCGGTACCGCTCGGCGGGCACGGTCGAGTACGTCTACGACCCCGGCCGCGGCGAAGCGGCGTTCCTCGAGGTCAACACGCGGCTGCAGGTCGAGCACCCGGTCACCGAGGCGGTGTACGGCGTCGACCTGGTCGCCTGGATGCTGCGGCTCGCCCAGGGCGACCGCGCGATGTTCCGCGCGACCCCGGTCGCGCGCGGCCACGCCGTCGAAGCCCGGGTGTACGCCGAAGACCCGAACGCCGGGCACCGGCCCAGCTCCGGCCTCGTCACGCGGGCGGAGTTCCCGGCCGGCACCCGGGTGGACACCTGGGTCGGCCCGGGCACCACCGTGACCACGCACTACGACCCGTTGCTGGCCAAGGTGATCTGCACCGGCACCGACCGCGCGGACGCGCTGGCGCACCTGCGGGACGCGCTCGCCGCGACCCGCGTCGACGGGGTCCGGACCAACCTCGGGCAGCTGCGGGCGGCGGCCGCCGACGCGGCCTTCGGCGCGGCCGCCCACGACACGTCCACTTTGGACGGTGTCGAGGACCCCGAGCCGCAGATCGACGTCGTGCGCGGCGGCACGATGACCACCGTGCAGGACTGGCCGGGCCGCACCGGGTTCTGGCACGTCGGGGTGCCGCCGAGCGGCCCGATGGACGACCTTTCGCTGCGGCTGGGCAACCTCGCCCTCGGCAACCCCGAGGGCGCGCCCGGCCTGGAGTGCACCGTGGACGGCGTCACGCTGCGGTTCTCCCACGCCACCAAGGTGTGCCTGACCGGCGCGCCGACGACGATCTTCGTCGACGGCGCCGAGGTGCCCTTGTGGACACCCGTCGAAGTCCCCGCCGGCGCCACCCTGGACGTCCGCGCGTGCTCGGCCGGGTTGCGCAGCTACGTGCTCGTGCGCGGCGGCATCGACGTCCCGGCGTTCCTCGGCAGCGCGGCGACGTTCACGCTGGGCAAGTTCGGCGGGCACGGCGGCCGCGCGCTGGCCGCGGGCGACGTCCTGCGTCCGGGCCCGGAACCCGCGGACCCCGTGGTGGGCCCGGTCGCCGACCGGCCGGACTTCAGCACCCACTGGACGATCGGCGCGCTCGAAGGACCGCACGCCGCACCGGAGTTCTTCACCCCGGACGACGTCGACACCTTCTACGCCACCGACTGGCAGGTGCACTTCAACTCCGCGCGCACCGGCGTCCGCCTGGTCGGGCCGCGGCCGGAGTGGGCGCGCCCGGACGGCGGCGAGGCGGGCCTGCACCCGTCGAACATCCACGACACGCCGTACGCGATCGGCGCCGTCGACTACACCGGCGACCTGCCGATCCTGCTCGGCCCGGACGGCCCCAGTCTCGGCGGGTTCGTCTGCCCGGCGACGGTCGCCACCGGCGAGCGGTGGAAGCTCGGGCAGCTGCGGCCGGGCGACACCGTGCGGTTCGTGCCGATCGGCACCGACCACGCGGCGGCGCTGCGCACCCGGCCCGCGACGGCGATCGAGCCGAGCCGCCCCGCGCGCGACGACGGCGGAGTCCTCTCGCGACTGTCCGCTTCGGACGGCGAGCCGCCGGTCACCTACCG includes the following:
- the uca gene encoding urea carboxylase translates to MRLLVANRGEIAVRILRSAGELGLETVAVYSDADRLAPHVRLADRAVRLGPAPAAESYLRAGAIVQAALDTSCDAIHPGYGFLSEDAAFARACEDAGIAFAGPSPEHLEVFGSKHTAREAAIAAGVPLLAGTGLLSDVDEALARAADIGYPVMLKATGGGGGIGMRACASPDELRAAWDTVRSVAAKSFASSGVFLERLVTRARHVEVQVFGDGFGEVMALGTRDCSLQRRNQKVVEECPAPDLPDAVRKQLVESAVALCSSVRYRSAGTVEYVYDPGRGEAAFLEVNTRLQVEHPVTEAVYGVDLVAWMLRLAQGDRAMFRATPVARGHAVEARVYAEDPNAGHRPSSGLVTRAEFPAGTRVDTWVGPGTTVTTHYDPLLAKVICTGTDRADALAHLRDALAATRVDGVRTNLGQLRAAAADAAFGAAAHDTSTLDGVEDPEPQIDVVRGGTMTTVQDWPGRTGFWHVGVPPSGPMDDLSLRLGNLALGNPEGAPGLECTVDGVTLRFSHATKVCLTGAPTTIFVDGAEVPLWTPVEVPAGATLDVRACSAGLRSYVLVRGGIDVPAFLGSAATFTLGKFGGHGGRALAAGDVLRPGPEPADPVVGPVADRPDFSTHWTIGALEGPHAAPEFFTPDDVDTFYATDWQVHFNSARTGVRLVGPRPEWARPDGGEAGLHPSNIHDTPYAIGAVDYTGDLPILLGPDGPSLGGFVCPATVATGERWKLGQLRPGDTVRFVPIGTDHAAALRTRPATAIEPSRPARDDGGVLSRLSASDGEPPVTYRRSGDDNLLVEYGEMKLDLALRMRVHALAERLAAEGVPGIVDLTPGIRSLQVHVDPDALPVGKALGLVRELERDLPPTHDLVVPSRHVRLPLSWDDPATREAIERYMTGVRDDAPWCPWNIEFIRRVNGLSTVDDVYRTVFDAEYLVLGLGDVYLGAPVATPLDPRHRLVTTKYNPARTWTAENSVGIGGAYLCIYGMEGPGGYQFVGRTTQVWNSWHGGDQPWNLRFFDRISWYPVSAEELLELRAQSSSGQLALDTTEGTFALADYEKFLADNAGSIAEFRATQAAAFEAERRAWAAAGEFDPKPEPVTRPPARVEAPPGGHVVEAPFAATVWRVDVTAGERVEDAQSLVTLEAMKTEARIPAPASGEVVEVLVSPGDQVAPGTPLVVLG